The proteins below are encoded in one region of Syntrophotalea carbinolica DSM 2380:
- a CDS encoding AEC family transporter has translation MENFVLIGVFVGLGVLFRYLEAFPEQTPQVLNMFALYVALPAVILLKVPHLSFSGDMIVPAVVPWAMLILSAALILLVGRSLQWSRETIAVLLLVVPIGNTSFMGVPMVNAFFGDSGIPYLIIYDQIGTMLIFAIFGSIILAMHSCKGKVNITDVIKRAVLFPPTLALLVGLALRSWAYPEALIRGLETLGGMLTPLVMTAIGFQLRIRLSPTVLRPLGFGLAVKLVIAPVVALLGCRLLGLNGLGTDIAVFEAGMPPMVTAGALAIAAGILPELAAALVSLGMALAFVSLPLLYWIL, from the coding sequence ATGGAAAACTTTGTTCTCATAGGTGTTTTTGTCGGGCTTGGGGTTCTGTTTCGATACCTTGAGGCCTTTCCGGAGCAAACGCCGCAGGTGCTGAATATGTTTGCTCTGTATGTTGCGCTGCCAGCCGTCATCCTTCTCAAGGTACCTCACCTCAGTTTTTCAGGGGACATGATCGTTCCTGCGGTTGTTCCCTGGGCGATGCTGATATTGTCTGCCGCCCTGATTTTGCTCGTCGGCAGAAGTCTACAATGGTCACGGGAAACCATCGCCGTCTTGCTTCTGGTTGTGCCGATCGGCAACACTTCTTTTATGGGGGTACCGATGGTCAACGCGTTCTTCGGAGATTCGGGTATTCCCTATTTGATCATTTACGACCAGATCGGAACCATGCTCATCTTTGCCATTTTCGGATCCATCATACTTGCGATGCATAGCTGTAAGGGGAAGGTGAACATAACCGACGTCATTAAACGGGCTGTCCTTTTCCCGCCGACGCTGGCGCTGCTGGTCGGATTGGCGCTGCGTTCCTGGGCTTATCCGGAGGCCCTGATCAGGGGGCTGGAAACCCTGGGGGGGATGTTGACCCCGCTGGTGATGACCGCGATAGGTTTTCAGTTGCGGATAAGGCTCAGCCCAACGGTTTTGCGTCCGTTAGGCTTCGGCCTGGCAGTCAAGTTGGTCATTGCTCCGGTGGTCGCTCTGCTCGGATGCCGGCTGTTGGGGTTGAACGGATTGGGGACGGATATCGCCGTGTTTGAGGCGGGCATGCCGCCGATGGTTACCGCCGGTGCCCTGGCCATTGCCGCGGGCATCCTGCCGGAACTGGCTGCTGCCTTGGTCAGCCTGGGGATGGCCCTGGCATTCGTGTCGTTACCGTTACTTTATTGGATTCTTTGA
- a CDS encoding NADH:flavin oxidoreductase yields MRTLFDETKINSMILKNRLVRSATWENMADQSGHMTEPLFKLYKELALGGVGLIITGYAFPLAEEQPNPGMMGIYDDSFIEDYRPLTEMVHSHGSRIVMQIAYGGSQTNYRPEERTIWGPSEVADLAFKVEPREMSREDIQTLKKAYGEAANRAKAAGFDGVQLHAAHGYLLNQFLCPYYNRRTDEYGGSIENRARIVLEIYDEVRDRVGANYPVLIKLNAEDFTENGATFEDCRYLCRELAGRGIDAIEVSCGTFASGKLGPCRTRIDAPEKEAYNAGHAAQLAEELDVPILVVGGIRSPEVIEKLLETSKIEYFSVSRPLLAEPQLAKRWQDGDRRSARCISCNGCFRPNPAGNLCVLNSESA; encoded by the coding sequence ATGCGCACCCTGTTCGACGAGACAAAGATCAATTCCATGATTCTCAAGAATCGCCTGGTTCGCAGTGCAACCTGGGAAAACATGGCCGACCAGAGCGGCCACATGACCGAGCCGCTGTTCAAGCTTTACAAAGAATTGGCCCTCGGCGGCGTCGGCCTGATTATAACCGGCTACGCTTTTCCGCTGGCTGAGGAGCAACCCAACCCCGGCATGATGGGCATTTACGACGACAGTTTCATCGAAGACTACCGACCCTTGACCGAAATGGTGCATAGCCACGGCAGCCGCATTGTCATGCAGATCGCCTACGGAGGCTCGCAAACCAATTATCGCCCTGAAGAACGAACCATCTGGGGCCCGTCGGAGGTTGCCGACCTGGCTTTCAAAGTGGAGCCCCGGGAAATGTCCCGGGAAGATATCCAAACCCTGAAAAAAGCCTATGGTGAAGCTGCGAATCGAGCCAAGGCTGCCGGTTTCGACGGCGTCCAGTTACACGCAGCCCACGGCTACCTGCTCAACCAGTTCCTGTGCCCCTACTACAACCGCCGCACCGATGAATACGGCGGATCGATCGAGAATCGGGCACGCATCGTTCTTGAAATCTATGACGAGGTTCGCGACCGGGTGGGCGCCAACTATCCGGTGCTGATCAAGCTCAACGCGGAGGATTTTACCGAAAACGGTGCAACTTTCGAGGATTGCCGCTACCTCTGCCGCGAACTGGCCGGGCGCGGCATCGATGCCATCGAAGTCAGTTGCGGCACTTTCGCCTCAGGCAAGCTCGGGCCCTGCCGGACTCGCATCGACGCACCCGAGAAGGAAGCATACAACGCCGGACATGCTGCGCAACTCGCCGAGGAACTGGACGTACCGATACTGGTGGTGGGCGGTATACGCTCTCCCGAGGTGATCGAAAAACTTTTGGAGACCAGCAAGATAGAGTACTTCTCTGTTTCGCGGCCGCTGTTGGCGGAACCGCAGCTTGCAAAACGCTGGCAGGACGGCGATCGTCGTTCAGCCCGCTGTATTTCATGCAACGGCTGCTTCCGCCCCAATCCGGCCGGCAATCTCTGTGTACTTAATTCGGAATCGGCGTGA
- a CDS encoding (R)-mandelonitrile lyase, translating to MKKLTLIFILTTLAASVVYAGSEKTPEPEKKSQVAYRAESQQSFKGPEKWFTGNVQVDLLFPANETAHYSGAYVTFQPGARTAWHLHPAGQHMIVTSGVALTGTRDGRMMRFKAGDTVWCPRGIDHWHGATPDAPMTHLVITGALNGQNVVWKEKVTDEQYNGK from the coding sequence ATGAAAAAGCTGACATTGATTTTCATCCTTACGACGCTCGCCGCGTCCGTTGTGTATGCCGGTTCCGAAAAAACTCCCGAACCGGAAAAAAAATCTCAAGTAGCCTACCGGGCCGAGTCGCAACAGTCTTTCAAAGGGCCAGAAAAGTGGTTCACCGGTAACGTGCAGGTCGACCTGCTGTTCCCAGCCAACGAAACCGCCCATTACTCCGGCGCCTATGTCACCTTTCAGCCGGGTGCCAGAACCGCCTGGCACCTGCATCCTGCGGGACAGCATATGATCGTTACTTCCGGTGTCGCCCTGACCGGGACGCGGGATGGCAGGATGATGCGCTTCAAAGCCGGTGACACAGTCTGGTGCCCGCGCGGCATCGACCACTGGCACGGTGCCACGCCCGACGCTCCCATGACCCACCTGGTCATTACCGGCGCCCTCAATGGTCAAAACGTGGTCTGGAAGGAAAAAGTCACCGACGAGCAGTACAATGGCAAATAA
- a CDS encoding winged helix-turn-helix transcriptional regulator: protein MQTNLEVKKTLVFRDKEYKCGIEVTLAVIGGKWKAAILYHLAQQTMRFSELQRYFTNTTRKMLTQQLRELERDGLVHREVYPQVPPKVEYWLTDEGRSIKPILDLMCEWGVGHAEK from the coding sequence ATGCAGACGAATCTTGAGGTCAAGAAAACGCTGGTCTTTCGCGACAAGGAGTACAAGTGCGGCATCGAAGTGACTTTGGCGGTCATTGGCGGCAAGTGGAAAGCGGCCATTCTTTACCATTTGGCGCAGCAGACCATGCGTTTTTCGGAACTGCAGCGTTACTTCACCAACACTACCCGCAAGATGTTGACCCAGCAATTGCGCGAACTGGAGCGGGACGGGCTGGTTCATCGCGAGGTCTATCCCCAGGTGCCGCCGAAGGTGGAATACTGGCTTACCGATGAGGGACGGAGCATTAAACCTATCCTCGATCTCATGTGCGAGTGGGGGGTAGGGCATGCAGAGAAATAA
- a CDS encoding flavodoxin produces MPRTTQKIWTDSEKVLVIYFSRSGNTREIAHRIHQIVGGDIVEIEPADPYPEDYNAVVKQAKAELNSGYKPPLKSKIENIESCDVIFLGSPNWLQTIAPPVQSFLSQADLSGKTIAPFITHGGGGSGRSVADIAELCQESTILDALVVRGCKPGKNAIAEWLSKLFRRSHKL; encoded by the coding sequence ATGCCAAGGACGACACAAAAAATCTGGACCGACAGTGAAAAAGTTCTGGTTATTTATTTCTCCCGCTCCGGCAACACTCGGGAAATCGCCCATCGGATCCATCAGATTGTGGGCGGGGACATCGTGGAAATTGAACCGGCCGACCCGTATCCCGAAGACTACAATGCGGTTGTGAAGCAGGCCAAGGCAGAGCTGAACTCAGGTTATAAACCGCCGCTGAAGTCCAAAATCGAAAATATCGAATCCTGCGATGTCATTTTCCTCGGGTCGCCAAACTGGTTGCAAACGATAGCCCCGCCGGTGCAATCGTTTCTGTCGCAAGCCGATCTCTCCGGAAAAACCATTGCTCCTTTTATCACACACGGTGGCGGTGGCAGCGGGAGAAGCGTTGCGGATATCGCAGAGCTTTGCCAGGAATCAACTATTCTGGATGCTCTTGTTGTTCGGGGATGTAAACCGGGAAAAAACGCAATCGCGGAATGGCTGTCAAAATTATTCAGAAGATCCCACAAACTCTGA
- a CDS encoding AraC family transcriptional regulator, whose translation MRKENGKTSDALECLLQRIARLTEQGELHTTAIPGLSLFRRTEPTEPVTGMYQPSICLIAQGAKRVKLGDESLVYDAQHYLITSVHLPTVVQITEASPEKPYLGLRLTFDLREVSQLMADSQLPPPRTRESSRGMATGEVTRPLLNAFQRLIDLLNEDEDIPILAPVIQREIIYRLLVGDQGARLRQIATAGSQSQQIARAIEWLKGNFTQPLRIDDLAEQASMSTSTFHHHFRSMTALSPLQYQKQLRLREARRLMLMERLDAATAGFQVGYESPSQFSREYSRLFGAPPLRDITNLRQVAGGKRG comes from the coding sequence ATGAGAAAAGAAAACGGCAAAACCAGTGATGCGCTGGAATGCTTACTCCAGAGAATTGCCCGATTGACTGAACAGGGCGAGCTGCACACAACTGCCATCCCCGGCCTGTCGCTCTTCAGGCGGACTGAGCCAACCGAACCGGTCACAGGCATGTACCAGCCGAGTATCTGTCTGATTGCGCAGGGAGCCAAACGCGTGAAGTTGGGCGACGAAAGCTTGGTCTACGACGCCCAGCATTACCTCATCACCTCGGTGCACCTGCCGACGGTCGTGCAGATCACCGAAGCCAGTCCGGAAAAACCTTACCTGGGGCTGCGGCTGACCTTCGACCTGCGCGAGGTTTCCCAGCTCATGGCGGATAGCCAGCTTCCGCCGCCACGGACCCGGGAGTCGAGCCGCGGCATGGCGACCGGCGAGGTGACGCGGCCGCTGCTAAACGCTTTTCAGAGACTTATCGATCTGTTGAATGAGGATGAGGATATCCCGATCCTGGCACCGGTTATCCAAAGGGAGATCATCTACCGCCTGCTGGTGGGGGATCAGGGCGCACGGTTGCGCCAGATCGCGACGGCGGGGAGCCAGAGCCAGCAGATAGCCAGGGCGATCGAATGGTTAAAGGGCAACTTCACGCAACCCTTGCGCATCGACGATCTCGCCGAACAGGCAAGCATGAGCACCTCGACCTTTCATCATCACTTCCGTTCGATGACCGCTCTCAGTCCCTTGCAGTATCAAAAGCAACTCCGCTTACGGGAGGCCAGGCGTTTGATGCTCATGGAACGCCTGGATGCAGCTACTGCCGGCTTCCAGGTCGGCTACGAAAGTCCTTCCCAGTTCAGTCGGGAGTACAGTCGTCTGTTCGGTGCGCCACCATTGCGCGACATTACCAACCTTCGGCAGGTCGCAGGAGGGAAAAGAGGATAA
- a CDS encoding AraC family transcriptional regulator, which produces MKKQNVDGSVVALTKSEPLTALVADIARWTTGCGEFQTPVPGLTFYHHDQPTEPKPGLTEPSICLIAQGAKRIHLEDETFDYDAHRYLLASVYLPTTYQVISASPGEPYLGLVLKFDMRELSRLMIDSNLPATRTRDIDRCMSTGEVTLPLLSAFQRLVALVNEPEDIPILAPMLHREILYRLLVGDQGDRLRQIAASGSRSHQVARAIEWLKTNFAQQLRIDELAGMANMSASSFHSHFRAMTSLSPLQYQKHLRLQEARRLMLAEDLDATRAAFQVGYESSSQFSREYSRLFGAPPLRDVNSLRQAAVGDDG; this is translated from the coding sequence ATGAAAAAACAGAATGTTGATGGATCGGTGGTTGCGTTAACCAAGAGCGAGCCGCTCACAGCGTTGGTGGCGGATATTGCCCGATGGACCACAGGTTGTGGTGAGTTCCAAACGCCGGTGCCGGGTTTGACCTTCTATCACCACGATCAACCGACCGAACCGAAACCCGGTCTGACCGAACCCAGTATCTGCCTGATTGCGCAAGGAGCCAAAAGGATCCATCTCGAGGACGAGACATTCGACTACGATGCCCACAGATACCTGCTTGCATCGGTCTATCTGCCGACAACTTATCAGGTCATTTCGGCCAGTCCCGGGGAACCGTACCTGGGGCTGGTGCTGAAATTCGATATGCGCGAGCTGTCTCGCCTGATGATCGACAGCAATCTGCCCGCAACGCGCACCAGGGACATCGACCGATGCATGTCGACCGGCGAGGTCACTCTGCCCCTGCTCAGCGCTTTTCAAAGGCTTGTTGCCCTGGTAAACGAACCGGAGGATATCCCGATACTCGCGCCGATGTTGCACCGGGAAATCCTCTATCGCCTACTGGTGGGCGATCAAGGCGACAGGCTGCGCCAGATCGCCGCAAGCGGCAGCCGCAGCCACCAGGTGGCGCGGGCCATCGAATGGCTGAAAACAAACTTTGCTCAGCAATTGAGAATCGACGAACTGGCCGGAATGGCCAATATGAGCGCATCGAGCTTCCACAGTCACTTTCGCGCCATGACCTCCCTGAGTCCGTTGCAATACCAGAAGCACCTGCGCCTGCAGGAGGCACGGCGACTGATGCTGGCCGAAGACCTGGATGCGACCAGGGCGGCTTTTCAGGTCGGATATGAAAGTTCGTCGCAGTTCAGCCGCGAGTACAGCCGGTTATTCGGGGCGCCACCGTTGCGGGATGTGAATAGCTTGCGGCAGGCAGCGGTTGGTGATGACGGGTGA
- a CDS encoding SDR family NAD(P)-dependent oxidoreductase has product MDKYYDDKVALVTGAASGMGLATAKAFAKAGAAVALADISEEAVQKVTKELVAEGHKALAIHCDVTDEAQVASMVDRTVATFGRLDAAYNNAGIQVPPSDAADEPAEYFDRVIAVNLRGIWACMKHELRHMREQQSGAIVNCSSIGGLIGLPGRASYHASKHGVIGLTRSAAVEYAPRGIRINAVCPGTIDTPMVSDMLKTQADAMNEIMREQSLGRLGRADEIADAVLWLCGPGSTFVIGQAIAVDGGFTVH; this is encoded by the coding sequence ATGGACAAGTATTACGACGACAAGGTCGCCCTGGTGACCGGTGCCGCATCGGGCATGGGTCTGGCAACGGCCAAAGCCTTCGCCAAAGCGGGAGCTGCGGTGGCGCTGGCCGATATCAGTGAAGAGGCGGTTCAAAAGGTCACGAAAGAGCTTGTTGCCGAAGGGCACAAGGCCTTGGCGATCCATTGCGATGTTACGGACGAAGCACAGGTTGCGTCCATGGTGGATCGAACGGTTGCAACTTTCGGGCGTTTGGATGCCGCATACAACAATGCGGGCATCCAGGTTCCGCCGAGCGATGCCGCCGACGAGCCTGCGGAATACTTCGATCGCGTCATCGCGGTAAACTTGCGCGGCATATGGGCCTGCATGAAACACGAATTGCGCCACATGCGCGAGCAGCAGAGCGGCGCCATAGTCAATTGCTCCTCGATCGGCGGCCTGATCGGCCTGCCGGGGCGAGCCTCTTACCATGCCTCCAAGCACGGCGTCATCGGGCTGACTCGCAGTGCGGCAGTCGAATACGCGCCACGGGGCATCCGTATCAATGCGGTCTGCCCGGGGACCATCGATACCCCCATGGTGTCCGACATGCTGAAGACCCAGGCCGATGCCATGAATGAGATCATGCGCGAGCAATCGTTAGGACGGCTCGGCCGGGCGGACGAGATCGCGGACGCCGTTCTCTGGTTATGCGGGCCCGGCTCGACTTTCGTCATAGGTCAGGCGATTGCCGTGGATGGCGGATTCACCGTCCATTGA
- a CDS encoding transposase: protein MPRQARIDAPGALHHIICRGIERRAIFRDNVDRDDFVSRLSTILSETSTRCFAWALIPNHLHLLLQTGKTPIAHVMRRLLTGYSVKFNRRHNRHGHLFQNRYKSILCQEEPYLLELVRYLHLNPLRAGIVATLEALADFPYCGHGCVLGKHAHSWQAADEVLEHFGKRTNIARKNYLHYVAAGIEQGRRPDLVGGGLVRSAGGWQSLASLRQERSHQKSDERILGDSAFVESVLRDADEAMKRQNQCRSLDIDLETMVLMVAEKFGVTPEDIWKGGKQPKRVAARSLLSFWAVKGLGRSATEIAGWLGLSQSSVSRSVPRGEVLARKNGWNLEEEINA from the coding sequence ATGCCACGCCAAGCACGCATAGATGCCCCTGGGGCCCTCCACCATATCATTTGTCGCGGTATAGAGCGTCGAGCAATTTTCCGCGACAATGTTGACCGGGACGATTTTGTATCCCGCCTATCGACTATTCTTTCAGAGACCTCCACAAGATGTTTTGCCTGGGCACTGATTCCCAATCATCTCCACCTGTTGTTGCAAACGGGGAAAACACCGATCGCTCATGTCATGCGCCGGTTGCTGACAGGTTACAGCGTAAAATTCAACCGCCGTCACAATCGACATGGGCACCTGTTCCAGAATCGCTACAAATCCATATTGTGTCAGGAAGAGCCGTACCTTTTGGAATTGGTTCGCTATCTTCACCTCAACCCACTGCGTGCCGGTATCGTAGCAACGTTGGAAGCGTTGGCAGATTTTCCCTATTGTGGGCATGGTTGCGTATTGGGAAAACATGCCCATAGCTGGCAGGCGGCCGACGAGGTTCTGGAGCATTTTGGGAAACGAACAAATATAGCCAGAAAAAATTACCTGCACTATGTTGCGGCGGGAATTGAACAAGGCAGGCGCCCCGATCTTGTCGGTGGCGGCTTGGTTCGAAGTGCGGGCGGCTGGCAAAGTTTGGCATCTTTGCGACAAGAACGATCCCACCAAAAAAGCGATGAACGTATTCTCGGAGATAGCGCGTTCGTCGAGTCGGTATTACGAGACGCCGACGAAGCTATGAAAAGGCAGAATCAGTGCCGGAGTCTGGATATCGATTTAGAAACAATGGTACTGATGGTTGCCGAAAAGTTTGGAGTTACGCCGGAGGATATCTGGAAAGGAGGCAAACAGCCAAAGAGGGTAGCGGCCCGAAGCCTCCTTTCCTTTTGGGCGGTCAAGGGACTTGGACGTTCAGCCACAGAAATTGCCGGTTGGTTGGGACTATCTCAATCGTCAGTGAGTAGATCGGTGCCACGTGGCGAAGTATTGGCCAGAAAAAACGGATGGAATCTGGAAGAGGAGATAAACGCATAA
- a CDS encoding LysR family transcriptional regulator, which yields MVHQMCNYAQPETRPTIYGAQIVEDPLLKEGDMDQNWNDIRFFLALSRTTSFVSAATQLKVTHSTVSRRISALETALQTKLFVRTEKGCRLTSAGEQLLPLAEELEKAALKFQEHVPDRDNQLSGTIRIATPDGLGHCFLASRINALQSKNPLLEIELIAVPMYYSLSKREVDILITVKKPTVDRIIARRITNYRFGLFASREYLEGFPPIQKFGDLAEHRFVGYIDDLLYDQKLRFLEEYSPALKTSFRSSTIIAQMNALKAGAGIGVIPYFMAHTERDLVPVLPENYLEREFWLQVNPDSKKLARVREAIDFIVEQMLSQSHLFLSLPEG from the coding sequence ATGGTTCACCAGATGTGCAATTATGCACAACCAGAAACAAGGCCTACCATATATGGGGCCCAAATCGTTGAAGATCCGCTCCTCAAGGAGGGCGACATGGACCAAAACTGGAACGATATCCGTTTCTTCCTGGCTCTCAGCCGAACGACCTCATTCGTGTCTGCCGCAACCCAGCTAAAGGTGACGCACAGCACCGTATCGCGACGGATTTCAGCCCTGGAAACCGCTTTGCAAACGAAGCTTTTCGTGAGAACGGAAAAAGGGTGCCGCCTGACATCGGCGGGAGAACAGTTGCTCCCCCTTGCAGAAGAACTCGAAAAGGCGGCTCTGAAATTTCAGGAACATGTTCCCGACAGGGACAACCAGCTTTCGGGAACGATCCGGATTGCAACTCCGGATGGACTGGGTCATTGTTTTCTGGCATCGAGGATCAATGCGTTACAAAGCAAAAATCCCTTGTTGGAGATCGAACTGATAGCTGTGCCCATGTATTACAGTCTGTCCAAAAGGGAAGTGGACATTCTTATAACCGTAAAAAAGCCGACGGTGGACAGAATTATTGCGAGAAGAATAACCAACTACAGATTCGGGTTGTTTGCCTCCAGGGAATATCTTGAAGGCTTCCCCCCCATCCAAAAATTCGGTGACCTCGCAGAACACCGCTTTGTCGGATATATTGACGACCTTCTCTACGACCAGAAGTTGAGATTTCTGGAAGAATACTCTCCTGCGCTGAAAACTTCTTTTAGAAGTTCAACAATCATCGCCCAGATGAATGCCTTGAAAGCTGGTGCCGGTATCGGCGTTATCCCGTATTTCATGGCCCACACGGAGAGAGACCTGGTGCCGGTACTCCCGGAAAATTATCTCGAAAGGGAGTTTTGGCTTCAGGTTAACCCGGATTCGAAAAAACTTGCGCGGGTACGGGAAGCGATTGACTTCATAGTCGAACAAATGCTTTCCCAAAGCCACCTTTTCCTGTCGCTTCCCGAGGGGTAA
- a CDS encoding carboxymuconolactone decarboxylase family protein → MNKKRTAFLTILMTLMFSFPAIAEAKNMEKVQTLNARQQAIVPIAAFTANGDLDKLKPALVDGLDAGLTVNEIKEILVQMYAYAGFPRSLNGIHAFMAVLDERQTKGIDDEMGKEAGPTPADLDKDKYGAEVRAKLAGLETDISSAKWQQFAPAIDTFLKEHLFADIFVRAILNHQERELATIGALAAMPGTEGQLHFHFGAAMNTGFSEAQMKDFISVLDVKVGKKEAESARKVLNAVLVSRK, encoded by the coding sequence ATGAATAAAAAGCGGACCGCGTTTCTAACCATTCTGATGACCTTGATGTTTAGCTTTCCAGCCATTGCGGAGGCAAAAAACATGGAAAAAGTTCAGACTCTGAATGCAAGACAGCAAGCCATCGTCCCCATCGCCGCCTTTACCGCTAACGGCGACCTGGACAAGTTAAAACCAGCCCTGGTCGATGGACTTGATGCCGGTTTGACGGTCAATGAAATCAAGGAAATCCTGGTGCAGATGTATGCTTATGCGGGCTTCCCACGCAGCCTCAACGGCATTCACGCCTTCATGGCCGTCCTGGATGAACGGCAGACCAAAGGTATCGATGATGAGATGGGCAAAGAAGCCGGTCCCACGCCTGCCGACCTGGACAAGGATAAATACGGGGCTGAAGTGAGGGCAAAGCTAGCGGGCCTGGAAACGGATATCTCTTCTGCAAAATGGCAACAATTCGCCCCCGCCATCGACACTTTCCTCAAGGAACATCTGTTTGCCGACATCTTTGTCCGCGCCATCCTCAACCATCAGGAAAGGGAGCTGGCCACAATCGGCGCTCTGGCCGCCATGCCGGGTACGGAGGGGCAGCTGCATTTCCATTTCGGTGCCGCGATGAATACCGGATTCAGCGAAGCCCAAATGAAGGATTTTATCTCCGTGCTTGATGTAAAGGTCGGGAAAAAAGAAGCCGAAAGTGCTCGTAAGGTTCTGAACGCAGTGCTGGTCAGCAGGAAATAG
- a CDS encoding alpha/beta hydrolase translates to MNRKNFIGGCFRIIIGITLGLGLFIPGAASAYDAPGDAANFYKSDKVTVHKVTFQNQYRMKVVGNLFVPKNLGKDAKNLAIVVGHPMGAVKEQSANLYATKMAERGFVTLSLDLSFWGESEGQPRNAVLPDIYAEDFSAAVDFLGTRAFVDRERIGVIGICGSGGFAISAAKIDPRLKAIATVSMYDMGAANRHALGQSLTLEQRKRILKEAAEQRYVEYAGVTPKYTSGSVHELNENSTPIEREFYEFYRTPRGEYTPQGSSMKLTTHPTLTSNVKFMNFYPFNDIETISPRPMLFIAGQKAHSIKFSQDAYRLAAEPKELYIVPGAGHVDLYDRVNLIPWDKLTDFFTAALK, encoded by the coding sequence ATGAACCGAAAAAACTTTATCGGTGGTTGCTTCCGAATAATCATCGGCATCACGTTGGGGCTGGGACTGTTCATCCCCGGCGCGGCGTCCGCCTACGATGCTCCCGGCGATGCCGCCAACTTTTACAAGAGCGACAAGGTCACCGTGCACAAGGTGACCTTTCAAAACCAATACCGGATGAAGGTGGTCGGCAATCTTTTTGTCCCTAAGAACCTGGGCAAGGATGCCAAAAATCTTGCCATCGTTGTCGGGCATCCGATGGGGGCGGTGAAGGAACAGAGCGCCAATCTGTATGCCACCAAGATGGCGGAACGGGGATTCGTCACCCTGTCTCTGGATCTGTCTTTCTGGGGAGAGAGCGAGGGGCAGCCGCGCAACGCAGTATTGCCGGACATCTATGCCGAGGATTTCAGCGCAGCGGTGGATTTCCTGGGGACCCGTGCCTTTGTCGACCGGGAGCGGATCGGCGTTATCGGCATCTGCGGCAGCGGCGGTTTCGCCATCAGCGCGGCCAAAATCGATCCGCGTCTGAAGGCCATTGCCACCGTCAGCATGTACGATATGGGTGCTGCCAACCGGCATGCCCTCGGGCAGTCTTTGACTCTGGAGCAGAGAAAGCGGATACTCAAAGAAGCGGCGGAGCAGCGCTACGTGGAGTACGCCGGTGTAACCCCCAAATACACCAGCGGATCGGTACATGAACTGAATGAAAATTCCACTCCGATCGAGCGGGAGTTCTACGAGTTCTACCGCACGCCCAGGGGGGAATACACTCCGCAAGGCTCATCGATGAAGCTGACCACCCATCCGACCCTGACCAGCAACGTCAAATTCATGAATTTCTATCCGTTCAACGACATCGAGACGATTTCACCCCGTCCCATGTTGTTCATTGCCGGCCAAAAGGCTCATTCCATAAAGTTCAGCCAGGACGCCTACAGGCTGGCGGCCGAACCGAAGGAACTCTACATCGTTCCGGGCGCGGGGCATGTGGACCTGTATGATCGGGTCAACCTGATTCCCTGGGATAAGCTGACGGATTTCTTCACAGCGGCACTCAAGTGA